Proteins encoded together in one Flavobacteriales bacterium window:
- a CDS encoding YHYH protein, which translates to MKKPLLTIASFCVVTFAHAQLSPAITSWLQNTTTTARHYVSGNSTPINDPDLVNVQKVQYNATHVYVTTTGLPSYVTGPFLDGNPSVASDQSAVFKFPLNPVVNSGTPVNTVMGNIGVFINGVALFDYRDGVSWNNSTNSLAGGPLGGSGDGQWNRDAVVAEMGGFDCNKAHPAMGNYHHHQNPSAFDLDLVVVSTICNLYDAEGLYAIDSSAHSPLIGFAYDGFPIYGAYAYKNVNGTGPIVRMKSSYSLNSGTTRTNGPPVNGTYPLGTFREDYHYTATSSATPDFLDEHNGRFCVTPEYPAGTYCYFATVDENWNSAYPYVVGPTFYGSMVAAKVTSVPSGTTTYVATTGVAGTNLEGAQVSVFPNPSSELLIIQLKDLNKENLKVELYDMNGKLVQTTTLLQGSTIAHFDTKTLYGGQYLVKISNGTTVTTRKVIVTKD; encoded by the coding sequence ATGAAAAAACCGTTACTCACCATCGCATCATTTTGTGTTGTGACATTTGCTCACGCACAGTTAAGTCCGGCCATTACATCCTGGTTGCAGAACACCACCACCACGGCCAGGCATTATGTTTCCGGAAATTCAACACCTATCAATGATCCGGATCTGGTAAATGTTCAAAAGGTGCAGTACAATGCAACGCATGTTTATGTAACCACCACCGGTTTGCCGAGTTATGTAACAGGGCCTTTCCTGGATGGAAATCCTTCGGTTGCGAGCGACCAAAGCGCGGTGTTCAAGTTTCCTTTGAATCCGGTAGTGAACTCCGGAACGCCGGTGAATACGGTCATGGGAAATATCGGTGTGTTTATCAATGGTGTGGCTTTGTTCGATTACCGTGATGGTGTCAGCTGGAATAACTCTACCAATTCATTGGCAGGCGGACCGCTTGGAGGATCCGGTGATGGTCAATGGAACCGGGATGCTGTTGTTGCGGAAATGGGTGGATTCGATTGCAACAAAGCACATCCTGCCATGGGTAACTATCACCATCATCAGAACCCGAGTGCATTTGACCTGGACCTGGTGGTGGTATCCACCATCTGTAATCTCTACGATGCAGAGGGGTTGTACGCCATTGACAGTTCCGCACATTCGCCGTTGATAGGCTTTGCATATGATGGTTTTCCGATTTATGGCGCCTATGCCTACAAGAATGTAAATGGAACCGGTCCGATCGTCAGGATGAAGTCGAGCTATTCATTGAACTCTGGTACCACGAGGACCAATGGCCCGCCCGTAAACGGCACGTATCCCCTCGGTACTTTCAGAGAGGATTACCATTACACCGCCACATCCTCCGCTACACCGGACTTTCTGGATGAGCACAACGGCCGGTTTTGCGTGACTCCGGAATATCCCGCAGGTACCTATTGTTATTTTGCTACGGTGGATGAGAACTGGAATTCTGCCTATCCTTACGTTGTTGGTCCGACCTTCTATGGAAGCATGGTGGCGGCCAAGGTGACTTCCGTTCCGTCAGGCACAACAACCTACGTCGCCACCACCGGTGTGGCAGGTACCAATCTGGAAGGTGCCCAGGTGAGTGTGTTCCCCAACCCGTCCAGCGAACTCCTGATCATTCAATTGAAAGACCTCAACAAGGAAAACCTGAAGGTGGAGTTGTATGATATGAATGGAAAACTCGTGCAGACCACCACATTGTTGCAAGGCAGCACCATTGCCCATTTTGATACCAAGACACTTTACGGTGGACAATACCTGGTGAAGATCTCAAATGGTACCACCGTTACCACCCGAAAGGTGATCGTTACGAAGGATTGA